In Chryseobacterium gotjawalense, the following are encoded in one genomic region:
- a CDS encoding exo-beta-N-acetylmuramidase NamZ family protein, which produces MILSLKNKDLLLIVLIYFGFCQMSFAQNLDKNCFKAGADRPELYLPLLKNKTIAIVTNQTGLLKDKSFLVDFLVKNNISIQSIFAPEHGFRGDADAGEHVKNGIDTKTGILIVSLYGSNKKPKPEQLKGIDIILFDIQDVGVRFYTYISTLTYVMEAAAENGVEVIVLDRPNPHDGYIDGPVLKNQWKSFVGMHNVPVVYGLTIGEYGKMVNGEKWLDKGIQAKYTLIPMLGYHKKQRYEISAQPSPNLPNDKSINLYPSLCFFEGTQVSVGRGTNLPFQIYGSPWTKNLPYQFTPKPSAGAKDPFLNGKLCYGENLSEYPQDLQALNLEWLLKAYKDYKNPQQDFFLKNLFFDKLAGTDELRKQIIAGKTAEEIKNSWKNDLEGFQKIRVKYVMYED; this is translated from the coding sequence ATGATTTTAAGCCTCAAAAATAAAGATTTACTTCTGATTGTGCTAATTTATTTTGGTTTTTGCCAAATGAGTTTTGCCCAAAACCTTGATAAAAATTGTTTTAAAGCCGGAGCAGACCGCCCGGAACTGTATCTCCCTTTACTGAAAAACAAGACCATTGCGATCGTTACCAATCAAACCGGGTTGCTGAAAGATAAATCTTTTCTGGTTGATTTTTTAGTTAAAAACAATATTTCCATACAATCAATTTTCGCCCCTGAACATGGTTTCCGTGGTGATGCTGATGCTGGTGAACACGTGAAAAACGGGATTGATACCAAAACAGGAATTCTGATTGTTTCTCTTTACGGGTCGAATAAAAAGCCAAAACCAGAACAGTTAAAAGGAATTGATATCATTCTTTTTGATATTCAGGATGTTGGCGTGCGGTTTTATACTTATATTTCTACTTTGACTTATGTAATGGAAGCGGCGGCAGAAAATGGAGTAGAAGTGATTGTTCTTGACCGGCCGAATCCACACGACGGATATATTGACGGACCGGTTCTGAAAAATCAGTGGAAAAGTTTTGTCGGAATGCACAATGTTCCAGTGGTGTACGGTTTGACAATCGGCGAATACGGGAAAATGGTCAACGGTGAAAAATGGCTCGACAAAGGAATTCAGGCCAAATATACTTTAATACCGATGCTTGGTTATCATAAAAAACAACGCTACGAAATTTCAGCGCAACCCTCACCGAATTTGCCAAATGATAAATCCATTAACCTTTATCCGAGTTTGTGTTTCTTTGAAGGAACGCAGGTTTCCGTTGGTCGCGGCACCAATTTGCCTTTCCAGATTTATGGATCTCCCTGGACTAAAAATTTGCCGTATCAGTTTACACCAAAACCTTCTGCCGGAGCAAAAGATCCTTTTCTGAACGGGAAATTGTGTTACGGTGAAAACCTGTCAGAATATCCACAAGATTTGCAGGCATTGAATTTAGAATGGCTTTTGAAAGCTTATAAAGACTATAAAAATCCACAACAGGATTTCTTTCTGAAGAATTTGTTCTTTGATAAATTAGCCGGAACTGATGAATTGAGAAAACAGATCATCGCCGGAAAAACTGCAGAAGAAATTAAAAATTCCTGGAAAAATGATTTGGAAGGTTTTCAGAAAATCAGAGTGAAATATGTGATGTATGAGGATTAA
- the tnpA gene encoding IS200/IS605 family transposase produces MANTYTQCYLHLVFSPKHREALIKEQWKNLLEKYITGIVQTRKHKLLAIYAMPDHIHIFIGYNVNDLISDLVENIKTSSNAWVKKEKLSMFKFDWQRGYGAFSHSKSQVDAVVKYIMNQKNHHSKKSFKEEYLEILKNNGVDFKEEYIFEFFDDIEG; encoded by the coding sequence ATGGCAAATACTTATACACAATGCTATCTTCATTTGGTTTTTTCGCCTAAACATCGGGAGGCATTAATAAAAGAACAATGGAAAAATCTTTTAGAAAAATATATCACAGGAATTGTTCAAACAAGAAAACATAAATTATTAGCTATCTACGCAATGCCAGATCATATTCATATTTTCATTGGTTATAATGTGAATGATTTAATTTCTGATTTGGTAGAAAATATAAAAACATCTTCTAATGCCTGGGTAAAGAAAGAAAAATTATCGATGTTTAAATTCGATTGGCAAAGAGGTTACGGTGCGTTTAGTCATTCAAAATCACAGGTTGACGCAGTTGTAAAATACATAATGAATCAGAAAAATCATCATTCTAAGAAATCATTTAAGGAAGAATATCTTGAGATCTTAAAAAATAATGGAGTAGATTTTAAAGAAGAATATATTTTCGAATTTTTTGATGATATTGAAGGGTAG